The following are from one region of the Muntiacus reevesi chromosome 3, mMunRee1.1, whole genome shotgun sequence genome:
- the YTHDF2 gene encoding YTH domain-containing family protein 2 codes for MSASSLLEQRPKGQGNKVQNGSVHQKDGLNDDDFEPYLSPQARPNNAYTAMSDSYLPSYYSPSIGFSYSLGEAAWSTGGDTAMPYLTSYGQLSNGEPHFLPDAMFGQPGALGSTPFLGQHGFNFFPSGIDFSAWGNNSSQGQSTQSSGYSSNYAYAPSSLGGAMIDGQSAFASETLNKAPGMNTIDQGMAALKLGSTEVASNVPKVVGSAVGSGSITSNIVASNSLPPATIAPPKPASWADIASKPAKQQPKLKTKNGIAGSSLPPPPIKHNMDIGTWDNKGPVAKAPSQALVQNIGQQPTQGSPQPVGQQANNSPPVAQASVGQQTQPLPPPPPQPAQLSVQQQAAQPTRWVAPRNRGSGFGHNGVDGNGVGQTQAGSGSTPSEPHPVLEKLRSINNYNPKDFDWNLKHGRVFIIKSYSEDDIHRSIKYNIWCSTEHGNKRLDAAYRSMNGKGPVYLLFSVNGSGHFCGVAEMKSAVDYNTCAGVWSQDKWKGRFDVRWIFVKDVPNSQLRHIRLENNENKPVTNSRDTQEVPLEKAKQVLKIIASYKHTTSIFDDFSHYEKRQEEEESVKKERQGRGK; via the exons ATGTCGGCCAGCAGCCTCTTGGAGCAG AGACCGAAAGGTCAAGGAAACAAAG taCAAAATGGATCCGTACATCAAAAGGATGGATTAAACGATGATGATTTTGAACCTTACTTGAGTCCACAGGCAAGGCCC aATAATGCGTATACTGCCATGTCAGATTCCTACTTACCCAGTTACTACAGTCCCTCCATTGGCTTCTCCTATTCTTTGGGTGAAGCTGCTTGGTCTACTGGGGGTGACACAGCCATGCCCTATCTAACTTCTTATGGACAGCTGAGCAACGGAGAGCCTCACTTTCTACCAGATGCAATGTTTGGACAACCAGGAGCCCTGGGTAGCACTCCATTTCTTGGTCAGCATGGTTTTAATTTCTTTCCCAGTGGGATTGACTTCTCAGCTTGGGGAAATAACAGTTCTCAGGGACAGTCTACTCAGAGCTCTGGATATAGTAGCAATTATGCTTATGCACCTAGCTCCTTAGGTGGAGCCATGATTGATGGACAGTCAGCTTTTGCTAGTGAGACCCTCAATAAGGCTCCTGGCATGAATACTATAGACCAAGGGATGGCAGCACTGAAGTTGGGTAGCACAGAAGTTGCAAGCAATGTTCCAAAAGTTGTAGGCTCTGCTGTTGGTAGTGGGTCCATTACTAGTAACATCGTGGCTTCCAATAGTTTGCCTCCAGCTACCATTGCTCCTCCAAAACCAGCATCTTGGGCTGATATTGCTAGCAAGCCTGCGAAACAGCAACCCAAGTTGAAGACCAAGAATGGCATTGCAGGGTCAAGTCTTCCGCCACCCCCAATAAAGCATAACATGGATATTGGAACTTGGGATAACAAGGGTCCTGTGGCAAAAGCCCCCTCACAGGCTTTGGTTCAGAATATAGGTCAGCAGCCAACCCAAGGGTCTCCGCAGCCTGTAGGTCAGCAGGCTAACAATAGCCCACCTGTGGCTCAGGCATCAGTAGGGCAACAGACGCAGCCATTGCCTCCACCTCCGCCACAGCCTGCTCAGCTCTCAGTGCAGCAGCAGGCAGCTCAGCCAACCCGCTGGGTAGCACCTCGGAACCGTGGCAGTGGGTTCGGTCATAATGGGGTGGATGGTAATGGAGTAGGACAGACTCAGGCTGGATCTGGATCTACTCCTTCAGAACCTCATCCGGTCTTGGAGAAGCTGCGGTCCATAAATAACTATAACCCCAAGGATTTTGACTGGAATCTGAAACATGGCCGGGTTTTCATCATTAAGAGCTACTCCGAGGACGATATCCACCGCTCCATTAAGTATAATATCTGGTGCAGCACAGAGCACGGTAACAAGAGACTGGATGCTGCTTATCGCTCCATGAACGGGAAAGGCCCCGTTTACTTACTGTTCAGTGTCAACGGCAGTGGACACTTCTGTGGTGTCGCAGAAATGAAATCTGCTGTGGACTACAACACATGTGCAGGTGTGTGGTCCCAGGACAAATGGAAGGGTCGTTTTGATGTCAGGTGGATTTTTGTGAAGGACGTTCCCAATAGCCAACTGCGACACATTCGCCTAGAGAACAACGAGAATAAACCAGTGACCAACTCCAGGGACACTCAGGAAGTGCCTCTGGAAAAAGCTAAGCAGGTGTTGAAAATCATAGCCAGCTACAAGCACACCACTTCCATTTTTGATGACTTCTCACACTATGAGAAACgccaagaggaagaagaaagtgtTAAAAAG